The following are encoded in a window of Meiothermus sp. CFH 77666 genomic DNA:
- the kynU gene encoding kynureninase, with amino-acid sequence MTQAEIEALDRNDPLAAKREAFIIPEGLVYLDGNSLGVLPKAVQQHLKHVVTEQWGQGLIRSWNTHGWVDLPLRVGAKIARLIGAEEGEVVAADSTSVNLFKVLLAALRLRPERRVVVSDVENFPTDLYIAQGVSALLGGLELRFVKKSELEEALDHQTAVLMLTEVDYRTGYRYDMARLTQLAHEKGALVLWDLAHSAGAFPVHLNQHGVDFAVGCGYKYLNGGPGAPAFLFVARRHQQRTFPFLSGWMGHQTPFAFVPEYVAAEDIRRLTVGTPAVLSMSALDAALEVFADVDLEAVREKSLKLTDLFMELMEPLAERYGFELATPRAHAERGSQVSYRHPQGYAIMQALIGQGVIGDFRAPDIMRFGFTPLYLRFADVSEAVERLERVMQLELWKDPRFSERAKVT; translated from the coding sequence ATGACCCAAGCCGAAATAGAAGCCCTGGATCGCAACGACCCCCTGGCCGCCAAACGCGAGGCCTTTATCATCCCCGAGGGGCTGGTGTACCTGGACGGCAACTCGCTAGGGGTGCTGCCCAAAGCGGTACAACAACACCTGAAACACGTGGTAACGGAGCAGTGGGGCCAGGGCCTGATCCGAAGCTGGAACACCCACGGCTGGGTGGATCTGCCGCTCAGGGTGGGGGCCAAAATTGCCCGGCTGATTGGCGCCGAAGAGGGCGAGGTGGTGGCCGCCGACTCGACCTCGGTCAACCTGTTCAAGGTGTTGCTGGCGGCTCTTCGGCTGCGCCCGGAGCGCAGGGTGGTTGTCTCCGACGTGGAGAACTTCCCCACCGACCTCTACATCGCCCAGGGGGTTTCGGCCCTCCTGGGTGGCCTCGAGCTGCGCTTTGTAAAGAAAAGTGAACTGGAAGAGGCCCTCGACCACCAGACCGCCGTGCTGATGCTGACCGAGGTGGACTACCGCACCGGCTACCGCTACGATATGGCCCGGCTGACCCAGCTGGCCCATGAAAAAGGGGCCCTGGTTCTGTGGGATCTGGCCCACAGCGCGGGAGCTTTCCCGGTACACCTGAACCAGCACGGGGTGGACTTTGCGGTGGGTTGCGGCTACAAGTACCTGAACGGCGGCCCCGGCGCACCGGCCTTTTTGTTTGTGGCTCGGCGGCATCAGCAACGTACCTTCCCCTTTCTTTCGGGCTGGATGGGCCACCAGACCCCCTTTGCTTTTGTACCGGAGTACGTGGCCGCCGAGGATATCCGGCGGCTTACCGTGGGCACGCCGGCGGTACTCTCGATGAGCGCCCTGGACGCGGCGCTCGAGGTGTTTGCGGACGTAGACCTGGAAGCAGTACGGGAAAAGTCCCTCAAGCTGACCGACCTGTTCATGGAGCTAATGGAGCCACTGGCAGAGCGCTATGGTTTTGAGCTGGCCACGCCCAGAGCCCATGCAGAGCGCGGTAGCCAGGTTTCCTACCGGCACCCCCAGGGCTACGCCATCATGCAGGCCCTGATCGGCCAGGGGGTGATTGGCGACTTCCGCGCCCCGGACATCATGCGCTTCGGCTTTACGCCCCTGTACCTGCGCTTTGCCGACGTATCAGAGGCCGTAGAGCGGTTGGAACGGGTGATGCAACTAGAGCTATGGAAAGACCCACGCTTCAGCGAAAGGGCCAAGGTGACCTGA
- the kynA gene encoding tryptophan 2,3-dioxygenase, with protein sequence MNNPRDETYTQAHTDFSKDLSYGDYLMLDQVLSAQRTLTQAHDEVLFILIHQVQELWMKLIIHELTSAMSLLKQGIVDPALKMLTRVCRAQEQMAASWEVLKTMTPSDYLQFRAAFGRASGFQSHQYRLIEFLFGNKQPFMMRPHQHRPEHYRPLEEALHAPSLYDLALHLVATRGLDIPKSVLKRDFSQPYQPHEGVRAAWLEVYRQPERYWDLYYLAEKLVDVEDNFRRWRFNHLTTVERIIGLKQGTGGTAGVPYLKQALDIVLFPELWQVRTHL encoded by the coding sequence ATGAACAACCCCAGAGACGAAACCTACACCCAGGCCCACACCGACTTCAGCAAGGATTTATCGTATGGCGACTACCTGATGCTCGATCAGGTGCTCTCGGCCCAGCGCACCCTCACCCAGGCCCACGACGAGGTGCTTTTCATCCTGATTCACCAGGTGCAGGAGCTCTGGATGAAGCTGATCATCCACGAGCTCACCAGTGCGATGAGCCTGCTGAAGCAGGGCATCGTGGATCCGGCCCTCAAGATGCTGACCCGGGTCTGCCGCGCCCAGGAACAGATGGCGGCCAGTTGGGAGGTGCTCAAAACCATGACCCCATCCGACTACCTCCAGTTTCGCGCTGCCTTCGGGCGGGCCTCCGGGTTTCAGTCGCACCAGTACCGGCTAATCGAGTTCCTGTTCGGCAACAAGCAACCCTTCATGATGCGCCCCCACCAGCACCGGCCCGAGCACTACCGGCCTCTGGAAGAGGCCCTGCACGCACCCAGCCTGTACGACCTCGCTTTGCATCTGGTGGCCACAAGAGGGCTGGACATTCCCAAGAGCGTGCTAAAGCGGGATTTTTCCCAACCCTATCAGCCCCACGAAGGGGTGCGGGCGGCCTGGCTCGAGGTCTACCGCCAGCCCGAGCGGTACTGGGACCTCTATTACCTTGCTGAAAAACTGGTAGATGTAGAGGACAACTTCCGCCGCTGGCGCTTCAACCACCTGACCACCGTAGAGCGCATCATCGGCCTCAAGCAGGGCACCGGCGGCACCGCCGGGGTACCCTATCTGAAACAGGCCCTGGACATCGTGCTGTTTCCGGAGTTGTGGCAGGTTCGCACCCATTTATAG
- a CDS encoding ABC transporter substrate-binding protein, giving the protein MKKMFWLLVLSAVLLAPFAAAQRTIKVGFVSTLSGGGAALGIDARDGFNLAVRLLNNQLGGVPVEVIVADDQQNPDVARQAVDRMLKRERVDFMTGIIFSNILLAVGDAVFDEKIHYISLNAGPSEYAGERCNPYFFNVAWQNDNLHEAMGQYVNTRRFENVFILAPNYPAGRDALTGFKRFYKGKIAAEVYNRLNQLDFSAEIAQIRAARPKAVYTFQPGAMGVNFIKQYAEAGLLREIPLFLPGFSADADVIRAVGRPMVGIYNSSHWALELNNPVNQRFVEEFRKAYNRTPTLYASQGYDAALMLDAAIRAVGGDVSKKDDLRKAFLAGFNSTRGPLKFNPNGYPVQNYYLRQVIQAPNGEIINRLVGNIFTNHSDAYVSQCKLR; this is encoded by the coding sequence ATGAAAAAGATGTTTTGGCTCCTGGTTTTATCGGCAGTGCTGCTCGCCCCCTTCGCAGCAGCCCAGCGCACCATCAAGGTAGGCTTCGTCAGCACCCTCTCGGGCGGCGGCGCAGCCCTTGGCATTGATGCCCGCGACGGCTTCAACCTGGCGGTGCGGCTTCTGAACAACCAGTTGGGGGGTGTACCCGTAGAGGTCATCGTGGCCGACGACCAGCAAAACCCTGACGTGGCGCGGCAGGCGGTAGACCGGATGCTCAAACGCGAGCGGGTAGACTTCATGACCGGCATCATCTTCTCCAACATCCTGCTGGCGGTGGGCGACGCCGTTTTCGACGAAAAGATACACTACATCAGCTTGAACGCAGGGCCATCGGAATACGCCGGGGAGCGCTGTAACCCCTACTTCTTCAATGTGGCCTGGCAGAACGATAACCTGCACGAGGCCATGGGCCAGTACGTCAACACCCGCCGCTTCGAGAACGTCTTCATCCTGGCCCCCAACTACCCCGCCGGGCGCGATGCCCTGACCGGTTTCAAGCGCTTCTACAAGGGCAAGATTGCGGCAGAGGTCTATAACCGCCTCAACCAGCTCGACTTCTCCGCCGAGATCGCCCAGATTCGCGCAGCCCGCCCCAAAGCGGTCTACACCTTCCAACCGGGCGCAATGGGTGTGAACTTCATCAAGCAGTACGCCGAGGCCGGTCTGCTGCGCGAAATTCCGTTGTTCCTGCCCGGCTTCTCCGCCGACGCCGATGTAATCCGGGCGGTGGGCCGTCCGATGGTGGGCATCTACAACAGCTCGCACTGGGCGCTGGAACTCAACAACCCGGTCAATCAGCGCTTTGTGGAGGAGTTCCGCAAAGCCTACAACCGCACCCCCACCCTTTACGCCTCGCAGGGCTACGATGCGGCACTGATGCTGGACGCCGCCATCCGGGCGGTAGGGGGCGATGTTTCCAAAAAAGACGACCTGCGCAAAGCCTTCCTGGCCGGCTTCAACAGCACCCGCGGGCCCCTCAAGTTCAACCCCAATGGCTACCCCGTCCAGAACTACTACCTGCGTCAGGTAATCCAGGCGCCGAATGGCGAAATCATTAACCGGTTGGTCGGGAACATCTTTACCAACCACAGCGACGCCTATGTCTCGCAGTGCAAGCTGAGGTAG
- a CDS encoding branched-chain amino acid ABC transporter permease, producing MPPSLFLEQILNGVQFGLMLFLLAAGLTLVFGIMDMINLAHGSLYMIGAYLTATFVGLTGVFWLGVLLAVVGTALIGMLLELSILRQLYKRDHLSQVLATFALILIINEVVRIIWGSQPLLLSAPEGLSGPIEILPGLHYSAFRLTIIAVGLVVALALFLLVNNTRAGMWLRAGASNREMAQAMGVPIKPLFTLLFGVGAALCAIAGAFLGPILAVQVGMGESILILAFVVIVIGGIGSIKGALVGALLVGIVDTAGRAFLPLLLSQVASPEVASNLGPALASILIYLLMAVVLFFKPQGLFPART from the coding sequence ATGCCCCCCTCGCTTTTCCTCGAACAAATCCTGAACGGCGTACAGTTTGGGCTAATGCTCTTTTTGCTGGCCGCCGGCCTGACGCTGGTCTTCGGCATCATGGACATGATCAACCTGGCCCACGGCTCGCTTTACATGATTGGGGCTTACCTGACCGCGACCTTTGTGGGCCTTACCGGGGTGTTCTGGCTGGGGGTGCTGCTGGCCGTGGTCGGGACGGCCCTGATCGGGATGCTCCTCGAGCTCTCCATCCTGCGCCAGCTCTACAAGCGAGACCATCTGTCCCAGGTGCTGGCCACCTTTGCCCTGATTCTGATTATTAACGAAGTCGTACGCATCATCTGGGGCTCGCAACCCCTGCTGCTCTCGGCCCCGGAGGGCTTGTCGGGGCCCATCGAGATTCTGCCCGGCCTCCACTACTCGGCCTTCCGGCTCACCATCATTGCGGTGGGTCTGGTGGTCGCGCTGGCCCTGTTTTTGCTGGTGAACAATACCCGGGCCGGCATGTGGCTAAGGGCCGGGGCCTCCAACCGCGAGATGGCCCAGGCCATGGGGGTGCCCATCAAGCCCCTCTTCACCCTCCTGTTTGGGGTGGGGGCGGCTTTGTGTGCCATTGCGGGAGCCTTTCTGGGACCCATCCTGGCCGTGCAGGTGGGCATGGGCGAGAGCATCCTGATTCTGGCTTTTGTGGTGATTGTGATTGGGGGCATTGGCTCCATCAAGGGGGCGCTGGTGGGCGCACTGCTGGTGGGCATTGTGGACACCGCCGGCAGGGCCTTTCTGCCCCTCTTGCTGAGCCAGGTGGCCTCGCCCGAGGTGGCCTCAAACCTGGGCCCGGCCCTGGCCTCCATTCTGATATACCTGCTGATGGCCGTGGTGCTCTTCTTCAAGCCCCAGGGGCTTTTCCCGGCCCGCACCTAG
- a CDS encoding branched-chain amino acid ABC transporter permease translates to MPRNWLTPLVLLGLLLAFPPIASATGLEFYTGLLTKIMIFALAASSLNLILGYGGMVSFGHAAYFGVGAYTAAILAREGVSSAWVIWPVALALSGLLAFLIGAVCLRTRGVYFIMITLAFAQMIYFLVVSFKQYGGEDGLRARRPDFGLFELSDTTLYYLTLAVLAGVLYGLYRLVNSRFGRVLQAIRENESRAAAIGYPVYRFQLVAFVLAGVLAGLAGVLMAHYTQYASPNLLAWQQSGHLMMMVILGGVGQFWGGVLGATTLLVVEEILQDLTIYWQLGVGLILLLVVLFAPRGLAGLLRRRAG, encoded by the coding sequence ATGCCGCGCAACTGGCTAACCCCCCTGGTACTGCTGGGCCTCTTGCTGGCGTTTCCACCCATCGCCAGCGCAACGGGTCTGGAGTTTTATACGGGCCTCCTGACCAAGATTATGATTTTCGCCCTGGCCGCCAGCAGCCTCAACCTGATTCTGGGCTATGGCGGCATGGTGAGCTTTGGGCATGCCGCCTATTTTGGCGTGGGGGCCTATACGGCGGCCATTCTGGCCCGCGAGGGCGTGAGCTCGGCCTGGGTGATCTGGCCGGTGGCCCTGGCCCTTTCGGGCTTGCTGGCTTTCCTGATTGGAGCGGTCTGCCTGCGAACCCGGGGTGTGTATTTCATCATGATCACGCTGGCTTTCGCGCAGATGATTTACTTTCTGGTGGTTTCGTTCAAACAGTATGGCGGCGAGGATGGGCTGCGGGCCCGGCGGCCCGATTTTGGGCTCTTTGAGCTTTCCGACACCACCCTGTACTACCTGACCCTGGCCGTGCTGGCAGGCGTGCTCTACGGCCTGTACCGCCTGGTGAACTCGAGGTTCGGGCGCGTGCTGCAAGCCATCCGCGAGAACGAGAGCCGGGCCGCCGCTATCGGCTATCCGGTCTACCGGTTCCAGCTGGTGGCCTTTGTACTAGCCGGGGTGCTGGCGGGGCTGGCCGGGGTGCTTATGGCCCACTACACCCAGTACGCCTCGCCCAACCTGCTGGCCTGGCAGCAGTCGGGCCACCTGATGATGATGGTAATCCTGGGTGGCGTGGGGCAGTTCTGGGGCGGGGTGCTGGGAGCCACAACGCTGCTGGTGGTGGAGGAAATCCTGCAAGATCTCACCATCTACTGGCAACTGGGGGTGGGGCTCATCCTGCTGCTGGTGGTGCTGTTTGCCCCCAGGGGGCTGGCCGGGTTGCTGCGGCGGAGGGCTGGATGA
- a CDS encoding ABC transporter ATP-binding protein — MSLLVIEHLTKQFGGLLAVNDCNLSVEAGEIHALIGPNGAGKTTLINQISGALRPSKGRIRFDGHDITHTPQHLRVRLGLARTFQITNLFRSYTVLENLELAVQARSGSSFRFWSPVKREKGLRQEAEQIAELLGLTPRNHTPAAQLSHGEQRQLEVGLALACKPKLLLLDEPMAGMGPEESGQMVELIARLSQSVTILLVEHDMDAVFRLAQRISVLVYGHVIASGPPEAIRANPEVHKAYLGDDPGGKHP, encoded by the coding sequence ATGAGCCTGCTGGTCATCGAGCACCTGACCAAGCAGTTTGGCGGCTTGCTGGCCGTCAACGACTGCAACCTGAGCGTTGAAGCGGGCGAGATCCACGCCCTGATTGGCCCCAACGGCGCCGGCAAGACCACCCTGATCAACCAGATCAGCGGGGCCCTGAGGCCCAGCAAAGGCCGCATTCGCTTCGATGGGCACGACATTACCCATACCCCCCAGCACCTGCGGGTGCGGCTGGGGCTGGCCCGCACTTTTCAGATCACCAACCTGTTCAGGAGTTATACCGTGCTGGAGAACCTCGAGCTCGCCGTGCAGGCCCGCAGCGGCAGCAGTTTTCGCTTCTGGAGCCCGGTCAAACGCGAAAAAGGGTTGCGCCAGGAGGCCGAGCAAATCGCCGAACTGCTGGGCCTGACTCCCCGCAACCACACTCCAGCAGCCCAGCTCTCGCACGGCGAACAGCGGCAGCTCGAGGTGGGGCTGGCCCTGGCCTGCAAGCCCAAGCTGCTCTTACTCGACGAACCCATGGCCGGCATGGGGCCCGAGGAGTCGGGGCAGATGGTGGAGCTCATCGCCCGGCTCTCTCAAAGCGTGACCATTTTGCTGGTCGAGCACGATATGGACGCGGTTTTTCGGCTGGCCCAGCGCATCTCGGTACTGGTCTATGGGCACGTAATTGCCTCCGGCCCCCCCGAGGCAATCCGGGCCAACCCCGAGGTTCACAAGGCATACCTGGGCGATGACCCCGGAGGCAAGCACCCATGA
- a CDS encoding ABC transporter ATP-binding protein — MSALLEIQDLQTFYGSSQVLFNLSLQIREGQVATLLGRNGMGKTTTVRSILGLTPARSGQIRFAGTRIEALPPEQIAALGIAVVPEGRQIFPNLTVKENLIAFAANRNKSPSPWTLPRIYELFPRLQERQHNLGNQLSGGEQQMLAVGRALMTNPRLLILDEATEGLAPLLREEIWRVLRLLKESGQTILVIDKYVERLIALADQHTILERGRVVWQGDSEALKTQPELWKRYLSV; from the coding sequence ATGAGCGCCCTACTGGAAATCCAGGACTTGCAGACCTTCTACGGCTCCAGCCAGGTCTTGTTCAACCTGAGCCTGCAAATCCGAGAGGGCCAGGTTGCCACCCTGCTGGGCCGGAACGGCATGGGCAAGACCACCACAGTGCGCTCCATCCTGGGCCTGACCCCGGCCCGCTCGGGTCAGATTCGCTTCGCGGGTACACGAATCGAAGCCCTACCGCCCGAGCAGATTGCCGCTCTGGGCATCGCGGTGGTGCCCGAGGGGCGGCAGATCTTCCCCAACCTGACCGTGAAGGAAAACCTGATCGCCTTTGCCGCCAACCGCAACAAAAGCCCCAGCCCCTGGACGCTACCCCGCATCTACGAGCTGTTCCCCCGCCTGCAGGAGCGGCAACACAACCTGGGCAACCAGCTCTCTGGCGGCGAGCAGCAGATGCTGGCGGTGGGGCGGGCGCTCATGACCAATCCGCGCCTCCTAATTCTGGACGAGGCCACCGAAGGCCTGGCCCCACTTTTACGCGAGGAAATCTGGCGGGTGCTGCGGCTCCTCAAGGAAAGTGGGCAGACTATCCTGGTGATTGACAAGTACGTCGAACGTCTGATTGCCCTGGCCGACCAGCACACCATCCTCGAGCGTGGGCGGGTGGTCTGGCAGGGCGACTCGGAGGCCCTGAAGACCCAGCCCGAGTTATGGAAACGGTATCTGAGCGTATAG
- a CDS encoding alpha/beta hydrolase, whose protein sequence is MSTPSWHELEYSPRLSVPDAAEYFRRWAEDSYAARQALEHHANLPYGAGPKETLDLFPAPKSRYLLVFIHGGYWRAFDKDDFSWLAPPLVRAGISVAVLNYALCPAVRLAEITEQCRRAVAWLSREVPRYGIQSPMLISGHSAGGHLTAEMFATPWAAYGVPSGAIAGGIAISGLFDLEPLLQVSVNSDLRLDPASARASSPIYKEPTLRAPLLLAVGGLEPSEFHRQSQLLHQAWPNNCPDVISLPGLHHFNAPEVLTDLESPVWRPFL, encoded by the coding sequence ATGAGCACCCCCTCCTGGCACGAACTCGAGTACAGCCCCCGGCTCTCGGTGCCCGATGCTGCCGAGTATTTCCGGCGCTGGGCCGAAGATTCCTATGCAGCCCGGCAAGCCTTGGAACACCACGCCAATTTGCCTTACGGGGCTGGCCCAAAGGAAACCCTCGACCTCTTCCCGGCCCCAAAGAGCCGCTACCTCCTGGTGTTCATACACGGGGGCTACTGGCGGGCCTTCGACAAGGACGACTTTTCCTGGCTGGCCCCGCCGCTGGTGAGGGCCGGTATCAGCGTGGCGGTGCTGAACTACGCCCTGTGCCCGGCGGTGCGCCTGGCCGAGATTACCGAGCAGTGCCGCCGGGCCGTGGCCTGGCTCTCCCGGGAGGTCCCCCGGTATGGGATCCAGAGCCCCATGCTCATCAGCGGGCACTCGGCGGGGGGGCACCTGACCGCCGAGATGTTTGCGACCCCCTGGGCGGCCTACGGTGTACCTTCGGGGGCGATTGCTGGCGGTATCGCCATCAGCGGCCTCTTTGACCTCGAGCCCCTGTTGCAGGTTTCGGTCAACAGCGACCTGCGGCTCGACCCCGCAAGCGCACGGGCCTCGAGCCCCATCTACAAAGAACCCACCCTCCGAGCACCCCTGCTGCTGGCGGTAGGGGGGCTCGAGCCCAGCGAATTCCACCGCCAGAGCCAGCTACTGCACCAGGCCTGGCCTAACAACTGCCCTGACGTGATCTCGCTGCCCGGGCTTCACCACTTCAACGCGCCGGAGGTACTTACCGACCTCGAGAGCCCGGTGTGGAGGCCTTTCCTGTAG